One Lagenorhynchus albirostris chromosome 8, mLagAlb1.1, whole genome shotgun sequence genomic region harbors:
- the LOC132524308 gene encoding LOW QUALITY PROTEIN: cullin-1-like (The sequence of the model RefSeq protein was modified relative to this genomic sequence to represent the inferred CDS: substituted 2 bases at 2 genomic stop codons), giving the protein MSSNRSQNPHGLKQIGPDQTGDDLRAGIQQVYTRQSMVKSRYMELYTHVYNYCTSVHQSIQAQEAGVPPSKSEKGETLEGVQLVGLELYKQLKEFLKNYLTNLLKDGEDLLDESVLKFYTQQWEDYRFSSKVLNGICAYLSRYWVLCEYYGGXKGIYQMYSLALVTWRDCLFRPLNKQVTNAVLKLIEKERNGETINTRLMSGIVQSYVELGLNEDDAFAMGPRLKVYKESFESRFLADTERFYTRESTKFLQQNAVTEYMKKAETRLLEEQPRGQYLHENTQEELARKCRQVLIEKHLEIFHREFQNLLDADKSEDLGRMYNLVSRIHDGLGELKTLLETHIHNQCIAAIEKCGEAALNDPKMYIQTVLDVHKKYNALVMLAFNNNAGFVAVLDKACGRFINNNAVTKMAQSSSKSSELLAGYCDSLLKKRSKNPEEAELEDTLNQVIAVFKYIEDRDVFQKFYAEMLAKSLVHQNSASDDAEASMIAKLKQACGFEYTSKLQRMFQDIGASKYLNERFKKHPTNSEPLGLDFSIQVLSSGSWPSQQSGTFALLSELERSYQRLTASYASRHSGRKLTWLXQVLQILLKLKLLVLEDENIPVDEMELKQDTLIKLYLGYRNKKLRVNINVPVKMEQKQEQETTHRNIEADRKLLIQAALVRIMKMRKVLKHQQLLGEVLTQLSSIFKPRIPVIKKCIDILIAKEYLERVDGEQDTYSYSGSELLRIATLQVCKYGHRCHLT; this is encoded by the coding sequence ATGTCATCCAACAGGAGCCAGAATCCCCATGGACTGAAGCAGATTGGCCCTGACCAGACCGGGGATGACCTCAGAGCTGGAATCCAGCAAGTGTATACCAGACAAAGTATGGTGAAATCCAGATACATGGAACTCTACACTCATGTTTATAACTACTGCACGAGTGTGCACCAGTCAATCCAAGCTCAAGAGGCTGGTGTCCCTCCTTCTAAATCAGAAAAGGGGGAGACGCTGGAGGGAGTTCAGTTAGTTGGCTTGGAATTGTACAAACAGCTTAAAGAATTTTTGAAGAATTACTTGACAAATCTTCTTAAGGACGGAGAAGATTTACTAGATGAGAGTGTACTGAAGTTCTACACTCAACAATGGGAAGATTACCGGTTTTCAAGTAAAGTGCTGAATGGCATTTGTGCCTACCTCAGTAGATATTGGGTTCTCTGCGAATATTATGGAGGATGAAAAGGAATCTACCAAATGTATTCTCTTGCATTGGTGACTTGGAGAGATTGTCTTTTCAGGCCATTGAATAAACAGGTAACAAATGCTGTTTTAAAACtgattgaaaaggaaagaaatggtgaAACCATCAATACAAGACTGATGAGTGGAATTGTACAATCTTACGTGGAACTGGGGCTGAACGAAGATGATGCCTTTGCGATGGGCCCTAGGCTAAAGGTGTACAAAGAATCCTTTGAGTCTCGGTTTTTGGCTGACACAGAGAGATTTTATACCAGAGAGAGTACCAAATTCTTGCAGCAGAACGCAGTTACTGAATATATGAAGAAGGCAGAGACTCGTCTGCTGGAGGAGCAGCCGAGAGGCCAGTACCTTCATGAGAACACCCAAGAAGAGCTAGCCAGGAAGTGCAGGCAGGTGCTCATTGAGAAACACTTGGAGATCTTCCACAGGGAATTTCAGAATTTATTGGATGCCGACAAAAGTGAAGATTTGGGTCGCATGTATAATCTTGTATCTAGAATCCATGATGGCCTGGGAGAATTGAAAACACTCCTGGAGACACACATTCATAATCAGTGTATTGCAGCAATTGAAAAGTGTGGAGAAGCTGCTTTAAATGACCCCAAAATGTATATACAGACAGTGTTGGATGTTCATAAAAAATACAACGCCCTGGTGATGTTGGCATTCAACAACAATGCTGGCTTCGTGGCTGTGCTGGACAAGGCTTGCGGTCGCTTCATAAACAACAATGCAGTTACCAAAATGGCTCAGTCGTCCAGTAAATCTTCCGAGTTGCTGGCTGGATACTGTGACTCCTTGTTGAAGAAGAGGTCCAAGAACCCAGAAGAAGCAGAACTAGAAGACACGCTCAACCAAGTGATAGCGGTCTTCAAGTATATAGAGGACAGGGACGTGTTTCAGAAGTTCTACGCAGAGATGCTGGCAAAAAGCCTTGTTCATCAGAACAGTGCGAGTGATGACGCCGAAGCAAGCATGATCGCTAAGTTAAAGCAAGCTTGCGGTTTTGAGTATACCTCTAAACTTCAGCGGATGTTTCAAGACATTGGTGCAAGCAAATATTTGAATGAGCGGTTCAAAAAGCACCCGACAAATTCAGAGCCGCTGGGCTTGGATTTCAGTATTCAAGTTCTGAGCTCCGGATCATGGCCTTCTCAGCAGTCCGGTACGTTTGCCTTGCTGTCAGAGCTGGAACGGAGTTATCAGCGCTTGACAGCGTCTTACGCCAGCCGTCACAGTGGCAGAAAATTGACGTGGTTATAACAAGTGCTACAGATCTTATTGAAGTTGAAGTTACTGGTCTTGGAAGATGAAAATATACCTGTTGATGAGATGGAATTGAAGCAAGATACcttaataaaattatatcttgGTTATAGAAACAAGAAATTAAGAGTTAACATCAACGTGccagtgaaaatggaacagaagcAGGAACAAGAAACCACACACAGAAACATCGAGGCAGATCGTAAACTATTGATCCAGGCGGCTCTCGTGAGAATTATGAAAATGAGGAAGGTTCTAAAACACCAGCAGTTACTTGGAGAAGTACTGACTCAGCTCTCCTCAATATTCAAGCCTCGGATCCCAGTAATTAAAAAATGCATTGACATTCTGATCGCGAAAGAATATTTGGAGCGAGTGGATGGTGAACAGGACACCTACAGTTACTCAGGATCAGAACTGCTCAGGATCGCCACGCTTCAAGTCTGTAAATACGGACACCGATGCCATTTAACCTAA